One region of Bdellovibrio bacteriovorus genomic DNA includes:
- a CDS encoding 3-dehydroquinate synthase family protein, translating to MKKSTLLFTTALPSLTDLGEELLLIYDEILPRKSTAFKKWSQKFSLKYGVKAGESLKSVDHFPQHIRKIVQLCENTSSRRLTVVVVGGGSVGDFGGFVASVLKRGVKLVHMPSTWLSAIDSAHGGKTALNVGGAKNQIGTFYPADKVILSRQLLMSQPEARAFEGFGELLKISWIQGGTLWQELSKEFEVTSAVLWKYLARAIDAKYKVVGKDPEEKSGHRHILNLGHTVGHVLESYYQLPHGVAINYGLDFALRYSVQLKIMSSKEYEKISHAPVSGYLLSPLRDDLLQTKASVLKEFRQLLLSDKKKTKSQTLRFVFLKKPGQCVVKEVTVDEVLMEICRQKEDELNG from the coding sequence ATGAAAAAAAGTACTTTGCTCTTCACGACGGCACTTCCTTCTCTTACAGATCTGGGTGAAGAGCTTTTGCTTATTTACGATGAGATCCTGCCACGAAAATCGACGGCTTTTAAAAAATGGTCGCAAAAGTTTTCGTTAAAATATGGTGTCAAAGCCGGTGAATCTTTAAAATCCGTAGACCATTTTCCCCAACACATTCGTAAAATCGTGCAGCTTTGTGAAAACACCTCCAGTCGCCGTTTGACGGTTGTCGTGGTGGGCGGCGGCAGTGTGGGTGATTTTGGTGGTTTCGTCGCTAGCGTTCTAAAGCGCGGAGTGAAGCTTGTGCACATGCCAAGCACCTGGCTTTCAGCAATTGATTCTGCTCATGGCGGTAAAACAGCTTTGAATGTGGGCGGAGCTAAAAATCAAATCGGCACCTTCTATCCGGCGGACAAGGTGATTTTATCTCGACAGCTCTTAATGTCGCAGCCAGAGGCTCGCGCCTTTGAAGGTTTTGGTGAGCTTTTAAAAATTTCTTGGATTCAAGGCGGAACGCTTTGGCAGGAATTATCGAAAGAGTTTGAGGTCACTTCGGCGGTTCTTTGGAAGTATTTGGCTCGAGCCATTGATGCTAAATACAAAGTTGTGGGGAAAGATCCTGAAGAAAAGTCGGGCCATCGCCACATTCTAAATCTTGGTCACACCGTGGGCCATGTTCTAGAGTCTTATTATCAGCTGCCGCATGGTGTGGCTATCAACTATGGTTTGGATTTTGCTCTTCGCTACAGTGTTCAGTTGAAGATCATGTCTTCTAAAGAGTACGAAAAAATATCTCACGCGCCGGTATCGGGCTATCTCTTGTCACCTTTGCGCGATGATCTATTACAGACGAAGGCTTCGGTGTTAAAAGAGTTCCGTCAGCTTTTACTAAGCGATAAAAAGAAAACCAAATCGCAGACATTGCGTTTTGTATTTCTAAAAAAGCCGGGTCAGTGTGTGGTGAAAGAAGTGACGGTCGATGAAGTGTTGATGGAAATCTGTCGTCAAAAGGAAGATGAACTGAATGGCTGA
- a CDS encoding DUF72 domain-containing protein, whose translation MEFGKLHSVDGVNWDLPSDDPLASVYLEKFKTSSSAKFYIGTPAWGHKEWIGKIYPEKTKAADFLSYYSRNFNTIELNTSHYRIPTAEQTQKWLAQVGTDFVFCPKLYQGISHSEQGMLDKKLLAEWFEFLKNLGTHRGPCFAQFPPHFDYSKKSLLFYFLQQWTDDFELALEFRHPSWFQNGCVLPALTKYLQSRGIGLVITDVAGRRDVLHVSISAPFTMLRFIGNDLHLSDRQRSQDWAVRLSSWSQQGLQKVFFLVHEPDDILAPEMAQIVIQQLNEEADAQLNPLQWCAATLV comes from the coding sequence ATGGAATTTGGAAAGCTGCATTCCGTAGACGGTGTGAATTGGGATCTTCCTTCTGATGACCCTTTGGCGTCAGTGTATTTAGAAAAATTCAAAACCTCCTCTTCAGCAAAATTCTATATTGGCACTCCGGCCTGGGGGCATAAAGAATGGATCGGGAAGATATATCCAGAGAAAACAAAGGCTGCGGATTTTCTTTCTTATTATTCGCGCAATTTCAACACTATCGAACTCAACACATCTCACTATCGTATCCCGACGGCCGAGCAAACACAGAAGTGGCTTGCGCAAGTGGGAACGGATTTTGTTTTCTGCCCAAAGCTCTATCAGGGCATTTCGCATTCGGAACAAGGAATGTTAGATAAAAAACTTTTGGCGGAGTGGTTCGAGTTTTTGAAAAACCTGGGAACGCATCGCGGGCCGTGCTTTGCGCAGTTTCCTCCGCACTTTGATTACAGTAAAAAATCTCTGTTGTTTTATTTTTTGCAGCAGTGGACCGACGATTTTGAGCTGGCTTTAGAGTTTCGTCATCCCAGTTGGTTTCAAAACGGATGTGTGCTTCCGGCATTGACTAAATATTTGCAATCCCGAGGCATCGGCTTAGTTATCACAGATGTCGCAGGTCGAAGAGACGTTCTTCATGTGTCTATAAGCGCTCCCTTCACGATGCTTCGCTTTATCGGAAATGATCTGCACCTATCGGATCGCCAACGTTCCCAAGACTGGGCTGTGCGATTGAGCTCTTGGTCGCAGCAAGGATTACAAAAAGTTTTCTTTTTGGTGCATGAGCCGGATGATATTTTGGCTCCTGAGATGGCCCAAATTGTAATCCAGCAGCTGAATGAAGAGGCTGATGCTCAATTAAATCCCTTACAATGGTGCGCAGCGACCTTGGTGTAA
- the ung gene encoding uracil-DNA glycosylase, which yields MENLKSEVKLDSSWKQRLQGEFDSERMKTLREFLVQEYKKGKTIYPRGEEWFAAMNLTPFDKVKVVIVGQDPYHGPGQAHGLCFSVRDGVRFPPSLQNIFKELNSDLGLQIPKSGCLTKWAEQGVLLLNAVLTVEDGKAAAHQKKGWEEFTDKIIHLLNEEREHLVFILWGSYAQKKASFVDRKKHLVIEAVHPSPLSAHRGFFGTKPFSKTNAYLRSHGISEIDWSL from the coding sequence ATGGAAAATTTAAAAAGTGAAGTTAAGTTAGATTCTAGCTGGAAACAGCGATTGCAGGGCGAGTTCGACAGCGAGCGAATGAAAACTCTGCGCGAGTTTCTTGTGCAGGAATACAAAAAAGGCAAGACCATCTATCCGCGTGGTGAAGAATGGTTTGCCGCCATGAACCTTACGCCGTTTGACAAAGTGAAAGTCGTGATCGTCGGGCAGGATCCTTATCATGGACCAGGTCAAGCTCATGGTTTGTGCTTTTCAGTTCGTGACGGAGTTCGTTTTCCGCCTTCTTTGCAAAATATTTTTAAAGAACTGAATTCCGATCTGGGTTTGCAAATTCCCAAGTCCGGCTGCTTAACCAAATGGGCCGAGCAGGGTGTGTTGTTGCTGAACGCTGTTTTGACGGTGGAAGATGGCAAAGCCGCTGCTCATCAGAAAAAAGGTTGGGAAGAATTCACCGATAAGATTATTCATTTACTGAATGAAGAGCGCGAACATCTGGTGTTCATTCTTTGGGGATCTTATGCGCAAAAGAAAGCCTCTTTTGTGGATCGTAAAAAGCATTTAGTGATTGAAGCTGTTCATCCTTCGCCGCTGTCAGCGCATCGCGGGTTTTTCGGAACGAAACCTTTTTCAAAAACCAATGCCTATCTTCGCTCTCACGGTATTTCTGAAATTGACTGGAGCCTTTAA
- a CDS encoding aldo/keto reductase family protein: MFNPTMPYRNAGRCGLKLSSLSLGGWTTFGGTVKDFTSVRSILRLAYEAGINFFDIADIYAKGESERIMGGALKDFPRHELVISSKVFWPMSDDINDRGLSRKHILESVNKSLQRIGTDYLDIYFCHRYDPETPVEETVRIMDDLIHHGKILYWGTSEWTAEQIQEAMDVCDQGGYYRPQIEQPQYSLLAREKFEENVRPKAQEHGMGLVTWSPLASGMLTGKYDNGISEGRLSRIDWLRETFYTEENLERVRNMKALADELGCTRGQLALAWLLNQPGMTSVILGATSIEQLQENLSCLKVPMTEDIDKSLKKLFTYS, translated from the coding sequence ATGTTCAATCCTACTATGCCCTATCGCAATGCGGGTCGTTGCGGTCTGAAATTGAGTTCGCTTTCTTTAGGAGGCTGGACGACGTTCGGGGGCACCGTTAAAGATTTCACTTCTGTTCGCAGCATTCTTCGCCTGGCTTATGAAGCCGGGATCAATTTTTTTGATATCGCAGACATTTACGCCAAAGGCGAATCGGAACGCATTATGGGCGGAGCTCTGAAAGACTTTCCGCGCCATGAGCTCGTGATATCTTCCAAAGTATTCTGGCCGATGAGTGATGACATCAATGATCGCGGCCTTTCGCGCAAACACATTCTTGAATCAGTGAATAAAAGTCTGCAAAGAATCGGGACTGACTATTTAGACATCTATTTCTGCCATCGCTATGATCCCGAAACTCCCGTCGAGGAAACTGTTCGTATTATGGATGACCTAATTCATCACGGAAAAATTCTTTACTGGGGAACGAGCGAATGGACTGCTGAACAAATCCAAGAAGCCATGGATGTTTGCGACCAAGGTGGTTACTACCGTCCGCAAATTGAGCAGCCTCAGTACAGTCTTCTTGCCCGCGAAAAATTTGAAGAGAATGTTCGCCCGAAAGCACAAGAGCACGGCATGGGCTTAGTAACGTGGTCGCCCTTAGCTTCGGGAATGCTGACTGGAAAATACGACAACGGAATCAGCGAAGGTCGCCTGTCGCGGATTGATTGGCTCAGAGAAACTTTCTACACAGAGGAAAATTTGGAACGTGTGCGCAATATGAAAGCTCTGGCGGACGAGTTGGGATGCACGCGGGGGCAGTTAGCACTGGCGTGGCTATTGAATCAACCGGGAATGACCAGTGTGATTCTCGGCGCGACCAGCATCGAGCAATTGCAAGAAAATCTGAGTTGTTTAAAGGTTCCCATGACAGAAGATATAGATAAATCTCTGAAAAAGCTTTTCACGTACTCCTAA
- a CDS encoding M14 family zinc carboxypeptidase: protein MTKMMKTILFGLMFMSAVGAQADFSNIQQDCINDLKKFPGAWDDKLLTKACEKVKVEALCVSAEGRPIYHYDKPSSTPGAKKVLVFSLIHGDETPAGTVGRYWMERLEGIDPRNSWRVIPVVNPDGVKYKTRTNANKIDINRNFPTKDWDVGAIENWKRTTKSNPRRFPGEVAASEPETKCALHHLEDFQPDFIVSVHTPLKVLDFDGPKVSPPPKFDYLPWKSLGNYPGSLGRYMWLERQTPVLTMELKESLPPNLSPFEKLQDIIGSLVKLENGKTKANTAESKSPTSFLPVALEH from the coding sequence ATGACAAAAATGATGAAGACAATCTTATTTGGTCTGATGTTTATGTCAGCTGTTGGCGCTCAAGCAGACTTTTCTAATATCCAACAAGACTGCATCAATGATCTAAAAAAATTCCCCGGAGCGTGGGATGACAAACTTCTTACGAAGGCTTGTGAAAAAGTCAAAGTAGAAGCCCTTTGCGTGAGCGCGGAAGGTCGTCCTATTTACCATTACGACAAACCCTCTTCCACACCAGGCGCTAAGAAAGTTTTAGTATTCAGCTTGATCCATGGAGACGAAACACCGGCAGGAACTGTCGGTCGTTATTGGATGGAGCGTTTAGAAGGCATTGATCCGCGTAACTCTTGGCGTGTGATTCCTGTCGTAAATCCTGATGGTGTGAAATACAAAACTCGTACGAATGCCAACAAGATCGATATCAATCGCAACTTCCCAACAAAAGATTGGGATGTCGGTGCCATCGAAAATTGGAAACGCACGACAAAATCAAATCCACGCAGATTCCCCGGTGAGGTCGCTGCGAGCGAGCCCGAAACAAAATGTGCTCTGCACCACTTAGAAGATTTCCAACCGGATTTCATCGTGTCTGTACATACGCCACTGAAGGTTTTGGATTTTGACGGTCCAAAGGTTTCTCCTCCGCCCAAATTTGATTACTTACCTTGGAAGTCGCTGGGCAATTATCCCGGCAGCCTGGGTCGTTACATGTGGCTTGAAAGACAGACGCCTGTTTTAACGATGGAGTTGAAAGAAAGTCTTCCGCCGAATCTTTCTCCGTTTGAAAAGTTGCAAGATATTATCGGCAGCTTGGTGAAATTAGAAAATGGAAAGACGAAAGCCAATACGGCTGAATCAAAATCGCCGACCAGTTTTCTTCCTGTCGCGCTAGAACACTAA
- a CDS encoding polysaccharide deacetylase family protein, which yields MFRKHMLVMSSLFVGLNAFAAGEVHEQTKFAAEMERVSGVYNQIIQDISKSKNGNEFDEHFHKLRAFIVNPGNDKFSSLALCTQLKSLPVGELEYVQSIIESDDASIALKDCNGDLQRKIMIANLTKKASLNLDADIQKIRRIPFEERIVPNIDYLSMQGLNDKEVMLTFDDGPTQRTTVPILDALKKAGVKAAFFSTGRQALQNKALTQRILQEGHILGSHSFYHTLMMGREVNRGKMSYDYFLSEMIGGHVGVFSSAGYIDPYFRFPNGCMNKNMRRNATELGLKIFGWSVDSFDWQYGVSKYKNDEERRQLILQSFLKALRGSKNRGIVLMHDVFKQSAEALPLILNYLADNGYKVVLLKPENRDMQDRSNLAVVTQAVKFMNTYNIKVTDLKPRADQNGEPVKPLGYEPDRFRYRDMFPQLSYQNSPIDPMTSACEK from the coding sequence ATGTTTAGAAAGCACATGCTGGTAATGTCGTCGCTTTTCGTAGGTTTAAATGCCTTTGCCGCTGGTGAAGTTCACGAGCAAACTAAGTTTGCCGCCGAAATGGAGCGCGTGTCGGGCGTTTATAACCAAATCATCCAAGATATTTCCAAGAGTAAAAACGGAAACGAATTTGACGAGCACTTTCATAAACTTCGCGCCTTTATCGTCAATCCTGGAAATGACAAGTTTTCCAGTCTTGCTCTGTGTACGCAGCTTAAGTCATTGCCTGTGGGTGAACTTGAATACGTTCAGTCTATTATTGAATCTGACGACGCCTCTATCGCACTTAAAGATTGTAACGGTGATCTTCAGCGCAAAATCATGATTGCAAACCTTACTAAAAAAGCGTCTTTGAACTTGGATGCGGACATCCAAAAGATCCGTCGTATCCCGTTTGAAGAGCGTATTGTTCCTAATATTGATTATCTTTCAATGCAGGGCTTGAACGACAAAGAAGTTATGCTGACATTTGATGATGGTCCTACGCAAAGAACCACGGTTCCTATTCTTGATGCACTTAAAAAAGCGGGCGTTAAAGCGGCTTTCTTTTCGACAGGCCGTCAAGCATTGCAGAATAAAGCACTAACACAAAGAATTTTACAAGAAGGCCATATCCTGGGTTCTCACTCGTTCTATCACACACTGATGATGGGGCGTGAAGTGAATCGCGGCAAAATGTCTTACGACTACTTCCTTTCAGAGATGATCGGTGGTCACGTCGGCGTGTTTTCTTCAGCCGGTTACATTGATCCGTACTTCCGTTTCCCAAATGGTTGCATGAATAAGAACATGCGCCGTAACGCCACAGAGTTGGGTCTAAAAATCTTCGGTTGGAGCGTCGATAGCTTTGACTGGCAGTATGGCGTATCGAAATACAAAAACGATGAAGAGCGCCGTCAGTTGATCTTACAAAGCTTCTTGAAGGCTCTCAGAGGCAGTAAAAATCGCGGTATCGTTCTTATGCACGACGTGTTTAAACAATCTGCGGAAGCTCTGCCTTTGATTTTGAACTACTTGGCGGACAACGGTTATAAGGTGGTTCTTTTGAAACCTGAAAATCGCGACATGCAAGATCGTTCAAACTTAGCTGTCGTGACTCAGGCGGTGAAGTTTATGAATACGTACAATATTAAAGTCACGGACTTGAAACCGCGCGCGGATCAAAACGGAGAGCCGGTAAAACCTTTAGGTTATGAGCCAGACAGATTCCGTTATCGTGATATGTTCCCTCAATTGAGTTATCAAAATTCTCCGATTGATCCAATGACATCGGCTTGCGAAAAATAA
- the lexA gene encoding transcriptional repressor LexA has translation MTKKLPLPPLTPKEKSVLEFIESHILSSGVSPSYQEIKDHFGLASFNSVQNYLKQLTSKGYIENPLGQKRAIQVLHSASAVQEHLQSKKVSTTTGSHRSQLLQARDEVLSLPLLGKVAAGQPIEAIKHDEFVDVPPSMIRNPSKSFALKVQGDSMIEDGIFDEDIILVQKQDSASNGDIVVATVENEATVKRIYVRARPDSGSSEKLVELRPSNSTMKSMWYSPEEVEIRGIVVGLIRKFQ, from the coding sequence ATGACAAAGAAATTGCCCCTCCCCCCACTGACACCGAAAGAAAAATCCGTTCTCGAGTTTATCGAGAGCCACATCTTAAGTTCAGGAGTTTCTCCGTCATACCAAGAAATTAAGGATCACTTCGGCTTGGCTTCGTTTAATTCTGTGCAGAATTATCTGAAGCAATTGACGAGCAAAGGATACATCGAAAATCCATTGGGTCAAAAGCGAGCGATCCAGGTGCTTCACTCAGCCAGTGCTGTGCAGGAGCATCTTCAATCGAAAAAAGTCTCGACGACGACAGGATCTCACCGCTCACAGCTCCTCCAGGCACGTGATGAGGTCCTGTCCCTTCCCCTTCTTGGGAAAGTGGCCGCAGGTCAGCCGATTGAAGCCATCAAACATGACGAATTTGTCGATGTCCCTCCTTCTATGATTCGCAATCCTTCCAAATCCTTTGCATTGAAAGTGCAAGGCGACTCGATGATTGAAGATGGCATCTTTGATGAAGATATTATTTTAGTTCAAAAACAGGATTCGGCCTCTAACGGCGATATTGTTGTGGCTACGGTAGAAAATGAAGCCACGGTTAAACGCATCTACGTGCGCGCGCGTCCCGACAGCGGTTCTAGCGAAAAACTAGTAGAACTTCGTCCTTCAAACTCCACAATGAAATCTATGTGGTATTCACCTGAAGAAGTCGAAATCCGCGGTATCGTCGTGGGCCTTATCCGTAAATTCCAGTAA
- a CDS encoding GAF domain-containing protein, translated as MQSTHARISYKDKSKFYKELHSEASGILEKEWFVNLANISALLNQHLPDINWVGFYLLHSNELLLSSFQGLPACTRIAMGKGVCGAAAQTLQTQLVPNVDEFPGHIVCDAASKSEIVIPLIHEGKLLGVLDIDAPILNRFDHEDKSGLEKLVDILVKSTVWPTNFLS; from the coding sequence ATGCAAAGCACACACGCTCGAATCAGCTATAAAGATAAATCTAAATTCTACAAAGAACTTCATTCGGAAGCCTCCGGCATTCTGGAAAAAGAATGGTTTGTGAATTTGGCAAATATCTCAGCACTTTTAAATCAGCACCTTCCCGATATAAATTGGGTGGGCTTCTATCTTCTGCACAGTAATGAATTGCTGTTGAGTTCATTCCAAGGACTGCCGGCGTGTACCAGAATTGCCATGGGTAAAGGTGTTTGCGGTGCGGCCGCTCAAACTTTACAAACACAACTTGTGCCGAATGTGGATGAGTTCCCCGGTCACATTGTTTGCGATGCGGCTTCTAAGTCTGAAATTGTGATTCCTTTGATTCACGAAGGAAAACTTTTGGGCGTTCTAGATATCGACGCTCCTATCTTAAATAGATTTGATCACGAAGATAAAAGTGGTCTTGAAAAACTTGTGGATATCTTGGTGAAGTCCACAGTCTGGCCAACAAATTTTCTTTCCTAA
- a CDS encoding ferritin-like domain-containing protein gives MKEHVHIGSNRTGIQMSPLDSKRMMQNAEKTPTTPMTDFSQSELVQVRTEYIQESDNIGTVPPPGTLKGMASTGAELLQGKRPEALIDKLGERLAFERTGARLYEAVITKCQACAVTEFLPDLMRIHQEELEHFEIVKGAIEQIGADPTAVTPCADANAVASMGLLQVAADPRTSVPQTLQALLVAEMTDNAGWELLIEMARRANLDAMAEKFEGALAAEEEHLMTIKRIYTQMNFADIDRREGAPGKRTI, from the coding sequence ATGAAAGAGCATGTTCATATTGGAAGCAATCGTACGGGAATTCAAATGTCCCCTTTAGATAGTAAACGCATGATGCAGAATGCGGAAAAAACACCGACGACACCCATGACGGATTTTTCGCAAAGTGAGTTGGTGCAAGTGCGCACAGAGTATATTCAAGAGTCTGACAATATCGGCACCGTTCCACCTCCAGGAACTTTGAAAGGCATGGCCTCCACGGGAGCTGAGCTCTTGCAAGGTAAAAGACCTGAAGCCTTGATCGATAAATTAGGAGAGCGTTTGGCTTTTGAGCGCACGGGCGCACGGCTTTATGAGGCGGTTATTACGAAGTGCCAGGCTTGTGCAGTGACGGAATTTTTGCCTGACCTTATGCGTATCCATCAGGAAGAGCTTGAGCATTTCGAGATCGTGAAAGGGGCCATCGAACAAATCGGAGCGGATCCCACTGCCGTTACTCCGTGCGCGGATGCAAATGCGGTGGCTTCCATGGGGTTGTTGCAAGTGGCCGCCGATCCTAGAACCTCCGTACCACAAACGCTTCAGGCGTTGTTGGTTGCAGAAATGACCGACAATGCGGGATGGGAACTTTTGATAGAGATGGCTAGGCGAGCCAATTTGGATGCTATGGCTGAAAAATTTGAAGGCGCCTTAGCCGCCGAAGAAGAGCACTTAATGACGATTAAAAGAATTTATACGCAGATGAATTTCGCGGATATAGATCGCAGAGAAGGTGCACCTGGAAAGCGAACGATCTAA
- a CDS encoding TraR/DksA family transcriptional regulator: MAISEKLVLECRQKLLQTKQDILNRVKEARLNLDQNEEKGGDEGDQTVRVLAEQEFLSMHERLRSQLMEIESALARIEGGSFGYCEETEEEIEPERLRAIPWTRLSIEGAEIRESMNKRYARG, encoded by the coding sequence ATGGCTATCTCTGAAAAGCTAGTCTTAGAATGTAGACAAAAGCTTTTGCAAACGAAGCAAGACATCCTGAACAGGGTTAAAGAAGCTCGTTTGAACTTGGACCAGAACGAAGAAAAAGGCGGCGATGAGGGCGACCAAACTGTCCGCGTACTTGCTGAACAAGAATTCTTGAGCATGCACGAAAGACTTCGTTCCCAATTGATGGAAATCGAAAGCGCTTTGGCGCGTATCGAGGGCGGTTCATTCGGTTACTGTGAAGAAACCGAAGAAGAAATCGAACCAGAACGCTTGCGCGCGATTCCTTGGACTCGCTTGAGCATCGAAGGTGCTGAAATTCGCGAATCCATGAATAAGCGTTACGCTCGCGGTTAG
- a CDS encoding TetR/AcrR family transcriptional regulator, protein MKTKERILLTSIELFNRSGVVAITTNHIAKAMEISPGNLYFHYDNKEEILVELFKRMAKETYDVWRPRRTKKVSPLEFINENFELYWRYRFFHREMYALRRKDQQLAKMWRNHIQKMMKLMVILYRQWVKDGKMAKIEQLSEMQYIAESLLAMATTFLQFFESAEKQPGKRSIDRGRRHVARLLLPYTSGETKDEFEKFLKS, encoded by the coding sequence ATGAAGACCAAAGAACGCATCCTCCTTACTTCCATCGAACTCTTCAACCGCAGCGGCGTCGTGGCGATCACGACAAATCACATCGCAAAAGCGATGGAAATCAGTCCCGGAAATCTGTATTTCCACTATGACAATAAAGAGGAAATTCTCGTTGAACTTTTTAAGCGCATGGCGAAGGAAACCTATGATGTTTGGCGTCCTCGTCGCACGAAAAAAGTAAGTCCTTTGGAATTCATCAATGAAAATTTCGAGCTTTACTGGCGCTATCGCTTCTTCCACCGCGAGATGTATGCCCTTCGTCGCAAAGACCAGCAGTTGGCAAAAATGTGGAGAAACCATATCCAAAAAATGATGAAGCTGATGGTGATCCTTTACCGCCAATGGGTGAAGGATGGCAAAATGGCGAAGATCGAGCAATTGTCTGAAATGCAGTATATTGCGGAATCCTTATTAGCCATGGCGACGACATTCTTGCAGTTCTTCGAATCTGCGGAAAAGCAGCCGGGAAAACGCAGTATCGATCGCGGTCGCCGTCACGTGGCTCGCCTTCTTTTGCCTTACACTTCTGGCGAAACAAAGGACGAGTTTGAAAAATTTCTCAAGTCCTAG
- a CDS encoding penicillin-binding transpeptidase domain-containing protein — protein sequence MRAKNKYKLLKLFAFSGASLFALYSLMGFTSSESQEAPALKKIQTQLEQRTHIAKVVGEKIRSNQFPEKLDINWDGEGQSVKLAYTIDEGLQKEADRLLKSYKPDYGAIFMIDAMTGEVLAMSSFQRDNPSAPNLNLQATFPAASVFKVVTATAAVDKAGVNPEHKIRYNGGAYTLYKKNVLSDKVTRWTNVISLKDAFARSINTAFGRLSIENLHPEDLNEYANRYMFNQEIPADFPVDMGVAYVPPGKGFELAEVASGYNKTNRMSPVQGAMIAAAVANGGQVVVPYLFNSIEDEKGSALYQGSTLTNGTIMTKESAAKVRQLMEQTVVAGTSRRSFRPIVRDRKFREIEMGGKTGHLTGDNPRGRVDWFVGYALDDERKIAVAAITVNKKFWTVKSAHLGQSMFRKYFGPIVSNQKGRVISSAK from the coding sequence ATGCGCGCAAAAAACAAATATAAGTTGTTAAAACTATTCGCCTTTTCTGGAGCAAGCCTCTTCGCTTTGTATTCTCTTATGGGCTTCACGTCTTCAGAAAGCCAAGAAGCCCCCGCTCTTAAAAAGATTCAAACTCAACTGGAACAACGAACTCACATCGCCAAAGTGGTGGGAGAAAAAATTCGCTCCAATCAATTCCCTGAAAAGTTAGATATCAACTGGGATGGCGAAGGCCAATCAGTAAAACTGGCTTACACGATTGATGAGGGTTTGCAGAAAGAGGCGGATCGTCTTTTGAAGTCTTACAAACCAGACTACGGCGCGATCTTTATGATCGACGCTATGACAGGCGAAGTTCTAGCAATGTCGAGCTTTCAGCGCGACAACCCTTCGGCTCCCAACCTTAATTTGCAAGCGACATTTCCTGCAGCCTCTGTTTTCAAAGTCGTAACGGCGACGGCCGCCGTTGATAAAGCAGGCGTAAATCCTGAACATAAAATCCGTTACAATGGCGGAGCTTACACGCTTTATAAAAAGAATGTTCTTTCTGACAAAGTGACTCGTTGGACGAATGTAATTTCGTTGAAGGATGCCTTCGCGCGCTCTATCAACACAGCCTTCGGCCGCTTGAGTATCGAAAATCTTCACCCTGAAGATTTGAACGAATACGCCAACCGCTATATGTTCAATCAAGAAATTCCTGCCGACTTCCCCGTCGATATGGGTGTGGCTTATGTTCCACCAGGCAAAGGCTTTGAGCTTGCGGAAGTGGCTTCAGGTTACAATAAAACAAACCGCATGAGCCCTGTTCAAGGCGCCATGATCGCAGCCGCAGTGGCTAATGGCGGTCAAGTTGTTGTTCCTTATCTTTTTAATTCTATCGAAGATGAAAAAGGCAGTGCCCTTTACCAAGGTTCGACTTTGACTAACGGAACCATCATGACGAAAGAGTCTGCTGCGAAAGTACGTCAGTTGATGGAACAAACAGTTGTTGCAGGGACGTCTCGCCGTTCATTCCGTCCCATTGTTAGAGACCGCAAATTCCGTGAAATTGAGATGGGCGGTAAAACAGGTCACTTAACTGGCGACAATCCTCGTGGCCGCGTGGATTGGTTCGTGGGTTACGCTCTGGATGACGAAAGAAAAATCGCCGTAGCGGCAATTACTGTGAACAAAAAATTCTGGACAGTGAAATCGGCGCATTTGGGACAAAGCATGTTCCGCAAATACTTCGGCCCGATCGTGTCGAATCAAAAAGGCCGTGTGATCTCTTCCGCAAAATAA